From Streptomyces sp. NBC_01551:
GGAAGGCCCCGCTCTTGACGACGACGTTCGACCCGATGACCGTGTGCTCGCGGATCTCGACGCCGGCCTCGATCTTGGCGTAGTCCCCGATGTACAGCGGCCCGCGCAGCACCGCCTCCGGGCTCACCTCGGCCCCTTCGGCGATCCACACCCCTGGCGAGATCTCGAAGCCGTCCATGTCGACCTGGACCTTGCCCTCGAGTACGTCGGCCTGCGCCTTGACGTAGCTCTCGTGCGTGCCCACGTCCTCCCAGTAGCCCTCGGCGACGTAGCCGAAAATGGGCCGGCCTTCCTTCATCAGCTGCGGGAAGACATCGCCCGACCAGTCCACCGGAACGTCCGGGTCCACGTAATTGAAGACCTCGGGCTCCATGACGTAGATGCCGGTGTTGACGGTGTCCGAGAACACCTGCCCCCACGTCGGCTTCTCCAGGAACCGCTCGACCTTTCCTTCCTCGTCCACGATCGTGATGCCGAATTCCAGCGGGTTCGGCACCCGGGTCAGGCACACCGTGACGAGTGCGCCCTTCTCCTTGTGGAATCTGATGAGATCGGTGAGGTCGAAGTCGGTGAGCGCGTCGCCGGAAATGACGAGGAACGCGTCGTCCTTCAAGGCCTCCTCGGCGTTCTTCACACTGCCTGCGGTGCCGAGTGGCTTCTCTTCATTGGCATACGTGAGCTCCATGCCGAGCTCTTCGCCGTCACCGAAGTAGTTCTTGACGAGCGATGCCAGGAACTGCACGGTGACCACGGTCTCGCTGAGACCGTGCCGCTTGAGCAGCCTCAGCACGTGCTCCATGATCGGCCGGTTGGCCACGGGCAGGAGCGGCTTGGGCATACTCGAAGTCATGGGGCGAAGGCGTGTGCCCTCGCCACCGGCCATCACGACGGCCTTCATGTCGGAAGAGTCCTCCTTGAGAGACGACGTTCTCGCCGACCTCACCCGTCCCGGACGGTGACTCCGCAACTCTTCCGCGTCAGCCGGGCGCCGAGAGAGCTCAATCGGCCGCGGCGTCCGCCTTCACGAGCCGGCGGACTTGCACCACGTAAAGGATTCCTGCCCACCAATAGAGGGTTGTACCCCATCCGGCGAACGCCCATCCGAAAACTGCGCCCGTCCAGGCCAACCAACCCGTACCGTCACTGAGCAGTAGCAACGGGAACGCGTACATCAGGTTGAAGGTCGCGGCCTTGCCGAGGAAGTTGACCTGGGGCGGCGGATAGCCGTGTCGGCGCAGGATCCAGACCATGACCAGGAGCATCAGCTCACGGGCCACCAGGGCGGCGGTGAGCCACAACGGCAGAATCTCGCGCCACGTCAGACCGAACAACGTGGACAGGATGTACAAGCGGTCAGCGGCGGGATCGAGCAGCCGTCCGAGGCTGCTGATCTGATTCCACTTCCGCGCGAGCTTCCCGTCGAGGTAGTCGCTGACCCCGCTGAGCATGAGGACGGCCAGCGCCCACCCGTCGTGCTCCGCCAGAATCAGCCACAGGAACAGGGGTACGCCGGCGAGGCGAGCCATGCTCAGGATGTTCGGAATGGTGAAAATTCGGTCAGTCTGAACCCGAGTCTCCTGGACCTCCACCCGGGGGCCTCCACTGTGACTGTAGAAATGTTGAACCTGCCCCCTGACCCTACAGGAGTGCAGATGTCGCCCCACCGGGCCCCAAACGCAGAAAAGCCCCGCACCAGTTACCTGGTGCGGGGCTTCCCACAATGATTGTTCGGCGGCGTCCTACTCTCCCACAGGGTCCCCCCTGCAGTACCATCGGCGCTGAAAGGCTTAGCTTCCGGGTTCGGAATGTAACCGGGCGTTTCCCTAACGCTATGACCACCGAAACACTATGAAGATATCAACCGGATGACAACACGGTCGTTACTTCAGAACTAACACAGTGGACGCGAGCAACTGAGGACAAGCCCTCGGCCTATTAGTACCAGTCAGCTCCACCCGTTACCGGGCTTCCACATCTGGCCTATCAACCCAGTCGTCTACTGGGAGCCTTACCCTCTCAAGGAGGTGGGAATACTCATCTTGAAGCAGGCTTCCCGCTTAGATGCTTTCAGCGGTTATCCCTCCCGAACGTAGCCAACCAGCCATGCCCTTGGCAGGACAACTGGCACACCAGAGGTTCGTCCGTCCCGGTCCTCTCGTACTAGGGACAGCCCTTCTCAATATTCCTACGCGCACAGCGGATAGGGACCGAACTGTCTCACGACGTTCTAAACCCAGCTCGCGTACCGCTTTAATGGGCGAACAGCCCAACCCTTGGGACCGACTCCAGCCCCAGGATGCGACGAGCCGACATCGAGGTGCCAAACCATCCCGTCGATATGGACTCTTGGGGAAGATCAGCCTGTTATCCCCGGGGTACCTTTTATCCGTTGAGCGACGGCGCTTCCACAAGCCACCGCCGGATCACTAGTCCCGACTTTCGTCCCTGCTCGACCCGTCGGTCTCACAGTCAAGCTCCCTTGTGCACTTACACTCAACACCTGATTGCCAACCAGGCTGAGGGAACCTTTGGGCGCCTCCGTTACCCTTTGGGAGGCAACCGCCCCAGTTAAACTACCCATCAGACACTGTCCCTGATCCGGATCACGGACCGAGGTTAGACATCCAGCACGACCAGAGTGGTATTTCAACGACGACTCCACAACCACTGGCGTGGCTGCTTCAAAGTCTCCCACCTATCCTACACAAGCCGAACCGAACACCAATATCAAACTGTAGTAAAGGTCCCGGGGTCTTTCCGTCCTGCTGCGCGAAACGAGCATCTTTACTCGTAGTGCAATTTCACCGGGCCTATGGTTGAGACAGTCGAGAAGTCGTTACGCCATTCGTGCAGGTCGGAACTTACCCGACAAGGAATTTCGCTACCTTAGGATGGTTATAGTTACCACCGCCGTTTACTGGCGCTTAAGTTCTCAGCTTCGCACGCCCGAAAGCGCACTAACCGGTCCCCTTAACGTTCCAGCACCGGGCAGGCGTCAGTCCGTATACATCGCCTTACGGCTTCGCACGGACCTGTGTTTTTAGTAAACAGTCGCTTCTCGCTGGTCTCTGCGGCCACCCCCAGCTCACGGAGCAAGTCCGATCACCAGTGATGGCCCCCCTTCTCCCGAAGTTACGGGGGCATTTTGCCGAGTTCCTTAACCATAGTTCACCCGAACGCCTCGGTATTCTCTACCTGACCACCTGAGTCGGTTTAGGGTACGGGCCGCCATGAAACTCGCTAGAGGCTTTTCTCGACAGCATAGGATCATCCACTTCACCACAATCGGCTCGGCATCAGGTCTCAGCCTTAAAGAGGGACGGATTTGCCTACCCCTCGGCCTACACCCTTACCCCGGGACTACCACCGCCCGGGCTGGACTACCTTCCTGCGTCACCCCATCGCTTACCTACTACAAGTCTGGTTCGTCGGCTCCACCACTTTCCTTTCCCCGAAGGGTCCGGAACGGCTTCACGGACTTAGCATCGCCTGATTCGATATTGGGCGTTTCAAAGCGGGTACCGGAATATCAACCGGTTGTCCATCGACTACGCCTGTCGGCCTCGCCTTAGGTCCCGACTTACCCTGGGCAGATCAGCTTGACCCAGGAACCCTTAGTCAATCGGCGCACACGTTTCTCACGTGTGTATCGCTACTCATGCCTGCATTCTCACTCGTGAACCGTCCACAACTAGCTTCCGCTGCTGCTTCACCCGGCACACGACGCTCCCCTACCCATCACAGCGGGCGTTGGCCCTATTGCTGCAATGACACGACTTCGGCGGTACGCTTGAGCCCCGCTACATTGTCGGCGCGGAATCACTTGACCAGTGAGCTATTACGCACTCTTTCAAGGGTGGCTGCTTCTAAGCCAACCTCCTGGTTGTCTCTGCGACTCCACATCCTTTCCCACTTAGCGTACGCTTAGGGGCCTTAGTCGATGCTCTGGGCTGTTTCCCTCTCGACCATGGAGCTTATCCCCCACAGTCTCACTGCCGTGCTCTCACTTACCGGCATTCGGAGTTTGGCTAAGGTCAGTAACCCGGTAGGGCCCATCGCCTATCCAGTGCTCTACCTCCGGCAAGAAACACACGACGCTGCACCTAAATGCATTTCGGGGAGAACCAGCTATCACGGAGTTTGATTGGCCTTTCACCCCTAACCACAGGTCATCCCCCAGGTTTTCAACCCTGGTGGGTTCGGTCCTCCACGAAGTCTTACCTCCGCTTCAACCTGCCCATGGCTAGATCACTCCGCTTCGGGTCTAGAGCGTGCAACTCAAACGCCCTATTCGGACTCGCTTTCGCTACGGCTTCCCCACACGGGTTAACCTCGCTACACACCGCTAACTCGCAGGCTCATTCTTCAAAAGGCACGCAGTCACGACTGTATGTGCAAGCACATACAGCGACGCTCCCACGGCTTGTAGGCACACGGTTTCAGGTACTATTTCACTCCGCTCCCGCGGTACTTTTCACCATTCCCTCACGGTACTATCCGCTATCGGTCACCAGGGAATATTTAGGCTTAGCGGGTGGTCCCGCCAGATTCACACGGGATTTCTCGGGCCCCGTGCTACTTGGGAGATGAGCAAGCAAGCCGCTGATGTTTCGTCTACGGGGGTCTTACCCTCTACGCCGGACCTTTCGCATGTCCTTCGACTACATCAACGGTTTCTGACTCGCCGACCGGCCGGCAGACCGATCAAGCTCATTCCCACAACCCCGCATGCGCAACCCCTGCCGGGTATCACACGCATACGGTTTGGCCTCATCCGGTTTCGCTCGCCACTACTCCCGGAATCACGGTTGTTTTCTCTTCCTGAGGGTACTGAGATGTTTCACTTCCCCTCGTTCCCTCCACACTGCCTATGTGTTCAGCAGTGGGTGACAGCCCATGACGACTGCCGGGTTTCCCCATTCGGACACCCCCGGATCAAAGCTCAGTTGGCAGCTCCCCGGGGCCTATCGCGGCCTCTCACGTCCTTCATCGGTTCCTGGTGCCAAGGCATCCACCGTGCGCCCTTAAAAACT
This genomic window contains:
- a CDS encoding CDP-alcohol phosphatidyltransferase family protein, with protein sequence MEVQETRVQTDRIFTIPNILSMARLAGVPLFLWLILAEHDGWALAVLMLSGVSDYLDGKLARKWNQISSLGRLLDPAADRLYILSTLFGLTWREILPLWLTAALVARELMLLVMVWILRRHGYPPPQVNFLGKAATFNLMYAFPLLLLSDGTGWLAWTGAVFGWAFAGWGTTLYWWAGILYVVQVRRLVKADAAAD